A window of Aliarcobacter trophiarum LMG 25534 contains these coding sequences:
- the fusA gene encoding elongation factor G: MARKVPLNRVRNIGIAAHIDAGKTTSTERILFYTGISHKIGETHEGTATMDWMEQEQERGITITSAATTCFWNHPKTNEQLQINIIDTPGHVDFTIEVERSMRVLDGAVAVFCSVGGVQPQSETVWRQANKYGVPRIIYVNKMDRTGANFLNVMAQVRDRLKANPVPLQIPIGAEDQFRGMIDLVKMKAYTYTLDAQAGEMYKIEEIPADLADMAAEYREKLVEAASESSDELMDKYLEGVELTEEEIVSGIKKRCLAMEITPMVCGTSFKNKGIQPLLDAVAMYLPAPTEVADIKGETQDGEAVLVPSTDKGEVAALAFKIMTDPFVGQLTFTRVYRGILESGTYVLNSTKMKKERIGRLLKMHANSREEVKELYAGEIGAVVGLKDTITGDTLASEKDPVILERMDFPDPVISVAVEPKTKADQEKMGIALGKLAEEDPSFRVNTDEETGQTIISGMGELHLEILVDRMKREFKVEAEVGAPQVAYRETIRNAVKQEYKYAKQSGGKGQYGHVYLEIKPMEAGSEPTFKFNNDIKGGVVPKEYVPAVEKGCFEAMQGGILAGYPMVDIEVTLYDGSYHEVDSSEMAFKLAASMGFKQGCRSAAAGAVLLEPIMKVEIETPEEYMGDVIGDCNKRRGQVQSMDDRAGIKLVTAMIPLSELFGYSTDLRSMSQGRATYSMLFDSYQEVPRNVSEEIMKKRNG; this comes from the coding sequence ATGGCAAGAAAAGTACCCTTAAATAGAGTAAGAAACATAGGAATTGCAGCTCATATCGATGCTGGAAAAACAACAAGTACAGAGAGAATCCTTTTTTATACAGGTATTTCTCATAAAATTGGTGAGACTCATGAAGGTACTGCAACAATGGACTGGATGGAGCAAGAGCAAGAAAGAGGTATTACAATTACTTCTGCTGCAACAACATGTTTTTGGAATCATCCAAAAACAAATGAGCAGTTACAAATAAACATTATTGATACTCCAGGTCACGTTGATTTTACTATTGAAGTTGAGAGATCAATGAGGGTTCTTGATGGTGCTGTTGCAGTATTTTGTTCAGTTGGTGGAGTTCAACCACAATCTGAGACTGTTTGGAGACAAGCAAATAAATATGGAGTTCCTAGAATTATCTATGTAAATAAAATGGATAGAACTGGTGCAAACTTTTTAAATGTTATGGCTCAAGTAAGAGATAGATTAAAAGCTAATCCAGTTCCTCTTCAAATTCCAATTGGTGCTGAAGACCAATTTAGAGGAATGATTGATTTAGTAAAGATGAAAGCTTATACTTATACATTAGATGCTCAAGCTGGTGAAATGTATAAAATTGAAGAGATTCCAGCTGATTTAGCTGATATGGCTGCTGAGTATAGAGAAAAACTTGTTGAAGCTGCTTCTGAATCAAGTGATGAGCTTATGGATAAATATCTTGAAGGTGTTGAATTAACTGAAGAAGAGATTGTGTCTGGAATTAAAAAAAGATGTTTAGCTATGGAGATAACTCCAATGGTTTGTGGAACATCATTTAAAAATAAAGGAATTCAACCACTTCTTGATGCAGTTGCTATGTATTTACCAGCACCAACAGAAGTTGCTGATATTAAAGGTGAAACTCAAGATGGAGAGGCTGTACTTGTTCCTTCAACTGATAAAGGTGAAGTTGCTGCCCTTGCATTTAAAATTATGACTGACCCATTTGTTGGACAATTAACATTTACAAGAGTTTATAGAGGAATTCTAGAGTCTGGAACTTATGTACTAAACTCTACAAAAATGAAAAAAGAGAGAATCGGAAGATTACTTAAAATGCATGCAAACTCAAGAGAAGAAGTTAAAGAACTTTATGCTGGTGAAATTGGTGCAGTTGTTGGTCTTAAAGATACAATCACAGGTGATACACTTGCTAGTGAAAAAGATCCTGTAATCTTAGAAAGAATGGATTTCCCAGATCCTGTTATCTCTGTTGCTGTTGAGCCAAAAACAAAAGCTGACCAAGAAAAAATGGGTATTGCTTTAGGGAAATTAGCAGAAGAAGATCCATCATTTAGAGTAAATACTGATGAAGAGACTGGACAAACTATTATTTCAGGAATGGGTGAGTTACACCTTGAAATTCTTGTAGATAGAATGAAAAGAGAGTTCAAAGTTGAAGCAGAAGTAGGGGCTCCTCAAGTTGCATATAGAGAAACTATTAGAAATGCTGTTAAGCAAGAGTATAAATATGCAAAACAATCTGGAGGTAAAGGTCAATATGGACATGTTTACTTAGAGATTAAACCAATGGAAGCTGGAAGTGAACCAACATTCAAATTTAATAATGATATTAAAGGTGGGGTTGTTCCAAAAGAGTATGTTCCTGCTGTTGAAAAAGGTTGTTTTGAAGCGATGCAAGGTGGTATTTTAGCTGGTTATCCAATGGTTGATATTGAAGTTACACTTTATGATGGAAGCTACCATGAAGTTGACTCATCTGAAATGGCATTTAAATTAGCTGCTTCAATGGGATTCAAACAAGGGTGTAGAAGTGCAGCTGCTGGTGCAGTTTTACTTGAGCCAATTATGAAAGTTGAAATTGAAACTCCAGAAGAGTACATGGGAGATGTAATTGGTGATTGTAATAAAAGAAGAGGACAAGTTCAATCTATGGATGATAGAGCTGGTATCAAACTTGTAACTGCTATGATTCCATTATCTGAACTATTTGGTTACTCAACAGATTTAAGATCTATGTCTCAAGGAAGAGCAACTTACTCTATGTTGTTTGACTCATACCAAGAGGTTCCTAGAAATGTTTCTGAAGAGATTATGAAAAAAAGAAATGGGTAA
- the rpsG gene encoding 30S ribosomal protein S7: MRRRKAPVREIMADPIYNSKVITKFVNAIMLDGKKSVAEKILYGAIENLDKRGEEKGFDLFEKAVENVKPLLEVRSRRVGGATYQVPVEVRAVRRQTLALRWLIDASRKRNERTMVERLANELFEAANERGASFKKKEDVHRMAEANKAFAHYRW; encoded by the coding sequence ATGAGAAGAAGAAAAGCTCCAGTTAGAGAAATAATGGCTGATCCTATCTACAATAGTAAAGTGATCACAAAATTTGTAAATGCAATTATGCTAGATGGTAAAAAATCTGTTGCTGAAAAAATCCTTTATGGTGCAATAGAAAACCTTGATAAAAGAGGTGAAGAAAAAGGTTTTGACCTGTTTGAAAAAGCAGTTGAAAATGTTAAACCACTTTTAGAAGTAAGAAGTAGAAGAGTTGGAGGAGCTACATACCAAGTTCCTGTTGAAGTAAGAGCTGTAAGAAGACAAACTTTGGCTTTAAGATGGTTAATTGATGCTTCAAGAAAAAGAAATGAAAGAACAATGGTAGAGAGATTAGCAAACGAGCTATTCGAAGCTGCAAACGAAAGAGGAGCATCTTTTAAGAAAAAAGAAGATGTACATAGAATGGCAGAGGCTAACAAAGCATTTGCACACTACAGATGGTAG
- the rpsL gene encoding 30S ribosomal protein S12: MPTIQQLVRKERKKVVEKSKSPALKKCPQRRGVCTRVYTTTPKKPNSALRKVAKVRLTTGFEVISYIGGEGHNLQEHSIVLVRGGRVKDLPGVKYHIVRGALDSAGVNNRTVSRSKYGTKRPKAKK, from the coding sequence ATGCCTACAATACAACAGCTTGTAAGAAAAGAGCGAAAAAAAGTGGTTGAGAAATCAAAATCACCAGCTCTTAAAAAATGTCCACAAAGAAGAGGAGTATGTACAAGAGTATATACAACAACTCCAAAAAAACCTAACTCGGCTTTAAGAAAAGTTGCAAAAGTTAGATTAACAACTGGATTTGAAGTTATTTCATATATCGGTGGAGAGGGACATAACCTTCAAGAACACTCAATAGTGTTAGTAAGAGGGGGAAGAGTAAAAGATTTACCTGGGGTTAAATACCACATTGTAAGAGGTGCGTTAGATTCAGCTGGAGTTAACAACAGAACTGTATCTAGATCTAAGTATGGTACAAAAAGACCAAAAGCTAAAAAATAA
- a CDS encoding TonB-dependent receptor plug domain-containing protein produces MKKRIIVSSFVSFIVLESLNATEVRLDEVKITTATKTEKSIDGVSASTVIITKEDIEKVGATTIGEVLEKVPSINVQLGRFPHPSSASKGSVSIRGVSPNGTLILLDGKRLSGETEQPYEMNRIPTSMIERIEIVKGSMSTLYGSDAIGGVINIITKRDLKDRNYTTIDLKYGSNAYSKARQKNANFTTMGNIDGYKYKVYASTLDTSSFKKDKNYSQKVINPQNGTPIPQHSQNGKSGVLGVSYGDSSTLNSVGVALEKNVTDSLTLGADVNYFNEDREGDYIGSSQQIGQNGMVLNTPINSKDKNHRYDSSIFVKYDISDDLSTTLRYYTSIYKKRNETKAINFDSAVSKKFSANVRIDDVESITTYSLNNSNLLTFGLDYRKERRDSAAINKNPQSSEFVRKEIEYKAIYLQDEIEFTDSLNATVGVRYDDISNANNKTTFQAGVVQKLGENNKIRANFSQGYRSPDIAELYVVSPLYKDGKRYGADVIFPPFKTNSYDLKPEESNSYEIAYENNFNGFISEFVIFRTDIKNKIDLKAYGTGGTKYYTSENLDKVNINGLELNLDYKFTNSFESSFNLTYLDTKDKSTNKELTFTPSISAALNLSYKIIEPLKSNINIRYIGKQYEDAQNKEKIDDYTLVDLGLSYDINKIFTLYGGVDNIFNQKVDTNADINVGTYYFAGVKARF; encoded by the coding sequence TTGAAAAAGCGAATTATTGTTTCTAGTTTCGTTTCGTTTATTGTTTTAGAGAGCTTAAATGCTACTGAAGTAAGGTTAGATGAAGTAAAAATTACAACAGCAACAAAAACTGAAAAGAGTATAGACGGTGTTAGTGCATCTACTGTAATTATTACAAAAGAGGATATAGAAAAAGTTGGTGCTACAACCATTGGAGAAGTGTTAGAAAAAGTTCCATCTATAAATGTACAATTAGGAAGATTTCCACATCCAAGCTCAGCATCAAAAGGTTCTGTTTCTATAAGAGGAGTTAGTCCAAATGGAACTTTGATACTGCTTGATGGAAAAAGATTAAGTGGAGAGACGGAACAACCGTATGAGATGAATAGAATTCCAACTTCAATGATTGAAAGAATTGAAATTGTAAAGGGTTCTATGAGTACACTTTATGGGAGTGATGCTATTGGTGGAGTTATAAATATTATTACAAAGAGAGATTTAAAAGATAGAAACTATACCACTATTGATTTAAAATATGGTTCAAATGCTTATTCAAAAGCTAGACAAAAAAATGCAAATTTTACAACAATGGGGAATATAGATGGTTATAAATATAAGGTTTATGCTTCTACTTTAGATACATCTTCATTTAAAAAAGATAAAAATTATTCTCAAAAGGTAATAAACCCACAAAATGGAACTCCTATTCCACAACATTCTCAAAATGGTAAAAGTGGAGTTTTAGGAGTAAGCTATGGAGATAGTTCAACTCTAAATAGTGTGGGAGTTGCTTTGGAAAAAAATGTTACAGACAGCTTAACTTTAGGAGCTGATGTTAACTATTTCAATGAAGATAGAGAAGGAGATTATATAGGAAGTTCTCAACAAATAGGTCAAAATGGAATGGTTTTGAATACGCCGATAAACTCAAAAGATAAAAATCATAGATATGATAGTTCGATATTTGTAAAATATGATATAAGTGATGATTTAAGCACAACATTGAGATATTATACATCTATATATAAAAAAAGAAATGAGACAAAGGCTATAAATTTTGATAGTGCTGTAAGTAAGAAATTTAGTGCAAATGTAAGAATTGATGATGTAGAAAGTATTACAACTTACTCTTTGAATAACTCAAATTTACTTACTTTTGGGCTTGATTATAGAAAAGAGAGAAGAGATAGTGCAGCAATTAATAAAAATCCACAATCTAGTGAATTTGTTAGAAAAGAAATAGAGTATAAAGCTATATATTTGCAAGATGAGATAGAGTTTACTGATAGCTTAAATGCAACTGTTGGAGTAAGATATGATGATATCTCAAATGCAAATAATAAAACAACATTTCAAGCAGGAGTTGTGCAAAAACTAGGAGAAAACAATAAAATAAGAGCAAACTTTTCTCAAGGTTATAGAAGTCCTGATATTGCAGAACTTTATGTAGTAAGTCCACTTTACAAAGATGGAAAAAGATATGGAGCAGATGTTATTTTCCCACCATTTAAAACGAACTCTTATGATTTAAAGCCAGAAGAGTCAAATAGCTATGAGATAGCTTATGAAAATAATTTCAATGGTTTTATTAGTGAATTTGTAATTTTTAGAACAGATATTAAAAATAAAATAGATTTAAAAGCATATGGAACTGGTGGGACTAAATATTATACTAGTGAAAATTTAGATAAAGTAAATATAAATGGGCTAGAGTTAAATTTGGATTATAAGTTTACAAATAGTTTTGAAAGTAGTTTTAATCTTACATATCTTGATACAAAAGATAAAAGTACAAATAAAGAACTTACATTTACTCCTAGTATAAGTGCAGCTTTAAATCTTAGTTACAAAATAATAGAACCTTTAAAATCAAATATAAATATTAGATATATTGGAAAACAGTATGAAGATGCTCAAAATAAAGAGAAGATAGATGATTATACTTTAGTTGATTTGGGGCTTTCTTACGATATAAATAAGATTTTTACATTATATGGTGGAGTTGATAATATATTTAACCAAAAAGTAGATACAAATGCTGATATAAATGTAGGAACATACTATTTTGCAGGAGTTAAAGCTAGATTCTAA